In Sardina pilchardus chromosome 8, fSarPil1.1, whole genome shotgun sequence, a genomic segment contains:
- the LOC134088596 gene encoding NADPH oxidase activator 1-like, translated as MCYFPFAKLRGHSLRKTQESGISHCRFTFIFCRERNPIFVSWRSPTRLSWCWERGAMSNSELLRLWDEAVKAVDARDWQGALAKLDDIYEPTARTLFVTAAAHLALGQLQPAIQALDKAIAKDEGLAVCFFQRAGVLLLTNRPEEALADCIWAQKQMRENAVIDYRQLGLCYKLFNWQVLYNAAAVRVRMHHWDKARDILLAAKTHGGTVEAALDSISRRESLVPLLVPEGEVFRPRKEEVEQLKHPIPS; from the exons ATGTGCTATTTCCCATTTGCCAAGCTTAGGGGCCACAGCCTCAGAAAAACCCAGGAATCAGGAATCTCACACTGTCGATTCACATTTATCTTCTGCCGTGAGAGAAACCCTATTTTTGTCAGTTGGAGATCACCGACGAGATTATCGTGGTGCTGGGAGCGTGG GGCCATGTCAAACTCAGAGCTACTGCGACTCTGGGACGAGGCCGTGAAGGCCGTGGACGCACGAGACTGGCAGGGTGCGCTGGCCAAGCTCGACGACATCTACGAGCCCACCGCCCGCACCCTGTTTGTGACTGCAGCCGCACACTTGGCCCTTGGGCAGCTGCAGCCAGCCATCCAG GCTTTAGACAAGGCCATTGCCAAGGATGAGGGGCTTGCTGTCTGCTTTTTCCAAAGGGCTGGAGTCCTTTTGCTGACTAATAG gCCGGAGGAAGCGCTCGCTGATTGCATATGGGCCCAGAagcaaatgagagagaatgcagTCATTGACTACCGACAGCTGGGGCTGTGCTATAAACTCTTCAACTGGCAG GTGCTTTACAATGCAGCTGCAGTGCGCGTCAGGATGCACCACTGGGACAAAGCCCGGGACATCCTGTTAGCCGCCAAGACTCATGGCGGCACTGTGGAGGCAGCACTGGACAGCATCTCG AGGAGGGAGTCCCTGGTCCCTCTCCTGGTTCCAGAGGGAGAGGTATTCAGACCCAGGAAGGAGGAAGTCGAACAGCTGaaacatcccatcccatcctag